The Pseudoxanthomonas suwonensis sequence GTCCACGTGCGGATACGGGTAGACGTAGTGCAGGCGGGTCCACGCATCCAGTTCGGACAGGCCCTCACACAACGCCTTCATCCGGGTCTGGTACTCGCGGCCGCGCCACTGCCGCGCGGCGTACTTCAGGTCCACGCCATAGGCCGAGGTGTCCTGCGAGACCACCAGCAGTTCGCGCACGCCGCCCTTGACCAGCCGCTCGGCCTCGCGCAGCACCTCGTCCACCGGGCGCGAGACCAGGTCGCCGCGCATCGAGGGGATGATGCAGAAGCTGCAGCGGTGGTTGCAGCCCTCGGAAATCTTCAGGTAGGCGTAGTGGTGCGGCGTGAGCTTGATCCCGACATCCTCTTCATCGCGGACGCCAAGGCGTCCGCGGGGAACCAGATCGACGAACGGATCGTGCCTGGGCGGCAGCGCCGCGTGCACCGCCTCCATCACGCTGCCGTAGTCCTGCGGGCCGGAGATCGCCAGCACGTCCGGGTACTGCTCGCGGATCAGTTCCGAGCGCTTGCCCAGGCAGCCGGTGACGATGACCTTGCCGTTCTCGTTCATCGCCTCGCCGATCGCGTCCAGCGACTCGGCCACCGCCGAGTCGATGAAGCCACAGGTGTTGACCACCACCACGTCGGCGTCGTCGTAGCTGGGCACGATGGCGTAGCCCTCGACCCGCAGCTGGGTGAGGATGCGTTCGGAGTCGACCAGCGCCTTCGGGCAGCCGAGGCTGACGAAGCCGACCTTGGGGTTCTGCAGGGACATAGGAGATTCGGTGAACGGGCTGCCGGAACGGTGGCGGACCCGGCGCGGCCGGGGCGCGGAATTATACGCGGCCGGCCCGCGCCGCCTGGACCGGCGTTCAGTAACCGGCCCGTCCTCCGCGCCCGTCGTCCCGGCGGACGCCGGGACGACGGTGACTGGTTTTTCCCGGAACCCTCATTCTCTGGGCTGCCGGATGGCAGGCCCCTCCCTCCATGGACGGCGCACCGGAACGCCGGGCATGACGGCACGCCCACCAACCGGCGCCTACACTGGGCGGCCCTTCCCACCGGAGCAGCCCCATGGGCCAGTGGATCCAGCTGGACACCCCCGCAGGCACCGTCGCCGCCTGGCAGGCCGACCCGGCCGCGCAGCCGAAGGCCGGCCTGGTCGTGATCCAGGAGATCTTCGGGGTCAACCCGCACATCCGCGACGTGGCCGACGGCTACGCCGCCGAAGGCTATGCGGTGCTGGCGCCGGCGTTCTTCGATCCGGTCGAGCCCGGCATGGAACTGGGCTACGACGAGGCCGGCTTCGCCCGCGGCCGCGAACTGGTCGACCGGCTGGGCATGGACCGCGCGCTGGGCATCGTCGAGTCCGCCGCCTCGCACCTGCGCGCGCACCTGGCCGCCTTCCAGGCGAACCCCGCGGTGGGCACCGTCGGCTACTGCTGGGGCGGCACCGTGGCGATGCTCTCGGCGCTCAGGCTCGGCCTGCCCTCGGTCAGCTACTACGGCGCGCGCAACCTGCCCCACCTCGACGACCCGGCGCTGGTGGACGCGCCTAAGGCGCCGGTGATGTTCCACTTCGGCGAACACGATTCCTCGATCAAGCCCGAGGCGGTGGACGCCCACCGGCGGCGGCTGCCGGCCATGCCGGTGTTCACCTATCCGGCCGGCCACGCCTTCAACCGCGACGTCGACCCGAAAGCCTACGACAAGGGCAGCGCCCGGCTGGCACGCGAGCGCAGCCTGGACTTCCTCGCCGAGCACCTGCAATGAGCGACGGCGGCGCGTTCGAACTGGATCCGCGGCTGGCCGCCGACAGCGTGTTCGTCGCCGACGGCCCGCTGTCGCAGGTGCGGCTGATGGACGACACCCGCTTTCCCTGGCTGCTGCTGGTGCCGCGCGTGCCCGGCGCCAGCGAGTGGATCGACCTGGACGGCGGCCAGCAGCGCCTGCTGCTGGCCGAGCTCAACCGCGCCGCGCAGCTGCTGCACGGCGAGCCGGGGGTGGAGAAGCTCAACATCGGCGCGCTCGGCAACATCGTCCGCCAGCTGCACGTGCACCTGGTCGGCCGCCATGCCGGCGATCCGGCCTGGCCCGGCCCGGTCTGGGGCAGCGGCGCGGCGGTGCGCCACGAGGCCGACGCGCTGGCCGCACGTGCCGCGGCGTGGCGTTCGCGGCTAGGATAGGCGCCCTCATCCCTATCGCCGACCCTCCGCCATGGGCTCCAACCTGTTCGCCGCGCTCGTCCTGATCGTCCTGGGCCTGTTCTTCCTGGCCCGCAACCTGGGATGGATCGACAGCGGGCTGGGCAGCCTGCTGGCCACCTGGTGGCCGGCGCTGCTGGTCGCGGTCGGCGTGGGGCTGCTGTTCAAGCGCAAGTAGCCCCGGATCCACCGGTCCGCGGCGCAACGTCTCCATCGGTCACAGCGGGCCCGTGCACGCGCAACACCGTCGTCCCGGCGAACGCCGGGATCCAGCGACTTCTGCTGTTTGTCTCAGGGACGGAAAGCCAAGGCGCCGGTCCCGGCGTTCGCCGGGACGACGGCCGACGGTGCTTTCCGCGCTACCGCCTGCCGGCACGCGATCGATCAGGTCCGCGGCAGGGTGACCCCGGTCTGCCCCTGGTACTTGCCGCCGCGGTCCCGGTACGAGGTCTCGCAGACGTCGTCGGCGTCGGACTGGAAGAACAGCATCTGCGCCACGCCCTCGTTG is a genomic window containing:
- the rimO gene encoding 30S ribosomal protein S12 methylthiotransferase RimO yields the protein MSLQNPKVGFVSLGCPKALVDSERILTQLRVEGYAIVPSYDDADVVVVNTCGFIDSAVAESLDAIGEAMNENGKVIVTGCLGKRSELIREQYPDVLAISGPQDYGSVMEAVHAALPPRHDPFVDLVPRGRLGVRDEEDVGIKLTPHHYAYLKISEGCNHRCSFCIIPSMRGDLVSRPVDEVLREAERLVKGGVRELLVVSQDTSAYGVDLKYAARQWRGREYQTRMKALCEGLSELDAWTRLHYVYPYPHVDDVIPLMAEGKVLPYLDIPFQHASPRVLKLMKRPGAVDKTLERVQRWRAACPQLTLRSTFIVGFPGETEAEFEELLDFLDEAQLDRVGAFAYSPVDGAAANALPDPVPEEVKQERLARFMERQGEISAARLEAKVGTVQRCLVDLLDGELALARSMADAPEIDGTVQIQDGRDAGLQPGEFVDVRIMGSDEHDLYGEVEYAEASGDSAPLGLRLV
- a CDS encoding dienelactone hydrolase family protein, which encodes MGQWIQLDTPAGTVAAWQADPAAQPKAGLVVIQEIFGVNPHIRDVADGYAAEGYAVLAPAFFDPVEPGMELGYDEAGFARGRELVDRLGMDRALGIVESAASHLRAHLAAFQANPAVGTVGYCWGGTVAMLSALRLGLPSVSYYGARNLPHLDDPALVDAPKAPVMFHFGEHDSSIKPEAVDAHRRRLPAMPVFTYPAGHAFNRDVDPKAYDKGSARLARERSLDFLAEHLQ
- a CDS encoding HIT domain-containing protein, with product MSDGGAFELDPRLAADSVFVADGPLSQVRLMDDTRFPWLLLVPRVPGASEWIDLDGGQQRLLLAELNRAAQLLHGEPGVEKLNIGALGNIVRQLHVHLVGRHAGDPAWPGPVWGSGAAVRHEADALAARAAAWRSRLG
- a CDS encoding LiaI-LiaF-like domain-containing protein, with the protein product MGSNLFAALVLIVLGLFFLARNLGWIDSGLGSLLATWWPALLVAVGVGLLFKRK